The Tachysurus fulvidraco isolate hzauxx_2018 chromosome 4, HZAU_PFXX_2.0, whole genome shotgun sequence DNA window aaacattctgCATGAAATGTTTTACTATTAAATACTGAAACTTTCCATgaatgtcattcattcattcattcattcactcactcattcactaccgcttatccgaacttctcgggtcacggggagcctgtgcctatctcaggcgtcatcgggcatcgaggcaggatacaccctggacggagtgccaacccatcacagggcacacacacactctcattcactcacacacacacacacacacacacacactacggacaattttccagagattccaatcaacctaccatgcatgtctttggaccggggggaggaaaccggagtacccggaggaaacccccgaggcacggggagaacatgcaaactccacacacacaaggtggaggcgggaatcgaacccccaaccctggaggtgtgaggcgaacgtgctaaccgctaagccaccgtgccctgaCTGTTATCTAAGGTTTATAAAATTAACGAAAGGATCAAGCAACGGTTCCTACAGCAGATTCCACACTGCTAATAAAGGAGTCTCCTGTGTCTGTCGCACATCTTCAAGACCCTCAGAGTTCACgctcttcttctttcggcttttcccttcaggggtcgccacggtgaatcatctctctccacctatccctatctccTGCATCCTCAAAACTtccacccactagcttcatatcctcatcaattacatccatatacctcctctttggccttcctccatgcccaacattctcctaccaatatactcactctccctcctctgaacatgtccaaaccatcttaatctggcctccctaactttgtcccccaaacgtccaacatgagccgtccctctgatgtacttgtccctaatcctgtccaatcttgtcactcccaaagagaacctcaacatcttcagctcggctacctctagctctgactcccgTCTCTTcgtcagtgacactgtctctaaaccatacagcatggccggtctcaccatggtcctgtacaccttccccttggttctcgctgatattttcctatcacacagaactcctgacacctttctccacccactccaacctgcctgcactcgacCCTCAGAGTTCACACtacatcatatatatttttgtccTATTAACTTTAGCAAAGAGAATAAAGCGAGTCTGGTGACGGACCCAGTGTTACagaagtgacaacaggaactaaAACACATGAGACGTTTGTCATGTCGTTCTTTAACGAACATTATTATAAATGGTGAAATCACTGTGGAATAAGAGGAGTAAAGCACTTGTGAGTGTTTGTTAACTTACCTGGTCTTTGAATTGTGCGTTAAAGGCGAactggttctctggtttcccgtcaggtattttatattttctaaacCAATCCACCGTCGCCTCCAGGTGGCCGGGTCTGTTCGCCCGAACATCCTCAATACCTGAAAATAAAGCCATAAATTAAATATCACCTCATCGGTGAGATTATTATATCAGATGAGCTTGAACTGACTGTGAAGTTTATTAGCATCAGGATCGTCAGTGTTGATGGCGATGACTTTCCAGTCTGTCTCTCCTTCATCAATCAGAGCCAGAATCCCAAGCACCTTCACCTGGATCACCTGACCAGTGGAGCACACCtgcaatacacacatacacacacacacactttaataccGGTACAACGATGAATCCCTCTGAGCCATGTCAGACCTTACACAGTGGACCCTGGGTTTAAATCCAGTCCACAATGACTGGGATGATGATTTTAGCCTCCACCTGACCACATCATTCATTACGGGGCGACGGGGCCCCTCCGCCTCCGGGGTGGCTGTCGACCAGGCCGGACCGTCcccagttggggggttcggtgccttgctcaagggcacctcagtcgtggtattgctggcccgagactcaaacccacaatcttagggttagaagtcagactctaaccattaggctacgacTTCCCCCCTAGGTAATCCCTtcatttttttgagcagtgtaagTTAAAGAgatcactgaaaaaaataaactggaaattaaaattgtttatcgtgatttggataaaaacaGTAAACTGCAGGCAGAGAGAAAAGCCAACAGCACACAAGCCTAAGCTAAtgctaacaataataaaaatacactttaCGCCGTTTATTCGGGTTGTGACATTTACTACATTAAATAGTTAAACAGTCTATGAGCCAAAACAGTCGAGAGATAGTTtcaatgtgttttattcactCTTATCATAATGCACATCTCTCACCCTGGTGCCGATGTCACAGACGTCTATGGGGTCGTTGTCTCCACAGCAGCTGGTGTCTTTATCTGTGTGATTGGGATCCTCCCAGGTCTACTCCAACCCCAACAAAAACAATACCATAATGAGctttataaaataaacctgtattgccccttttccaccgaggcagtttgagtgcaggttcggagcctaatttagaaccagttctttctgtttcaaccgccaaagcaccggctctgaaccaggaaaagtggttcttaagtagcaccaaaacgttgctggtcatgacttaagaaccgcttggggcgggagctgtgggcggggctactgttagcgcatttgataatgtaccttaagtatactaatgtttaatacacttttactttactgcgatatgatacattatcagcacacatgatagtaagtagctacatgctaaggctaactttttcctgtgttaacgataaaataacgttatgtactttatcgatcacaacctccgtttatacagattacacggagccgcacgtacacgttttattcaccgcgtttgggtgttaatgtaggttcgcaaagccatgagcattaacagtaaagtaacatctgccattgttgttgtgtttgtcgctgctgtgctaacgtcgctgggacacgtgacacgtatacagtgacgtcacactcggcgctgtgatgctctctaaccggtggaaaggcatcttcttagaaggttcgccagtggaaccaactttgaaccagcagtAGCGctaactctgaaccagcacccggttctttctggtggaaaagaggcataagacTGTATTTCTCCTCTGCGGTGACAATAGACGTAAACACACCTGAGGCAGTGCGCCGTAGTTCCAGATGTAGCCTTTATGTGGGAAAATGTTGGCCACATATCGGAGTTTGCCTTTTTTCACGTCCTGTTTAATGGGGTTCAGCGTTTCCTTCGTGGCTATCTGCAACCACACAGCGTTTAAACCACAACCTTGTGAGATATCTCCACTACAGAACACTCAcagtagtgtgtctgtgtgatcgTACAGGAGAATTACGTTTACGTTACAAATGAGGAGACAAATCGTTTACACagctaataaaacatttaaaactcaaCCAATAATTTCTGATTTAAAGTCCAACCACACGAACCTCCATCTTGGCATTCGACCAGCGAGGAACCTCCACAACCATGTTGAAGAGAATCTGAAAAGAGGTGAACAAAATAATGAAACGTTTTAGCATCAAGATCGTTTTTGTAATTAGACACCAATAATATTACACAGAAATATGATGTCGGTGGAATTAAAGGAAGCTTTAGGAAAGAGAATCATCACCTCACTGTCAGAGCATTTCTGTTTCTTCGCTGGTATGTCGTTCGACTGGAATGTGAACACAAATTATAGGCATAAATCATACGATATGTTCCATGACTTCAGGAATTTGATATCTCTGTAACCATgtcgattattttcctataatatcACAAACACTTTAATCCTCTAAACCAggggctccggagccgcaagtggccctttcatccctctgctgcggctccctgtagatttggaaaataaatatttaatttaaatttgttttatttttgttagttcattttttcaaaaatttttcattttttcattttctcaaaaaatgaactaaattcattcaaattcatTCAAATTTTCGTAAATTCTAAGATcgtgatgctcttgtaacattaaaataaaccgtgtataatttttttgtcactCAAAATACGCATCGtaaccgccgacttgcgaaatccgacacagaagccGGCGCGTTTTCGGTTCGATGTTGATGTCGTGAATATGAAGATGACTCGaatagacattgaacatttaaagtaaccttcaacccagcgtcttttttgttaaggttagttcaaactatataaataaaatgttgtttactcggtagcagatcattgatttcataagtgcaacacactacagttttttctatactttccataaaggtaaaaaacgatatatgcagtgttatcttcattttagatgtcaaaagaatttcgtggctccctgtggtaatttttttctgtaggaaacgggtccaaatggctctcttatgccccttttccactggaaagaaccgcgtgctggttcagagctagcgctagtgctggttcaaagttggttccactggcgaaccttctaagaaccggtttgcctttccaccggttagagagcatcacagcgccgagtgtgacgtcactgtatacgtgtcacgtgtcccagcgacgttagcgcagcagcgacaaacacaaacacaacaacaacaatggtggatgttactttactgttaattctcatggctttgcgaacctacattaacatccaaacgtggcgaataaaacgtgtacgtgcggctccgtgtaatctgtataaacggaggttgtgatcgataaagtacataacgtcattttattgttaacacagaaaaaagttagccttagcatgtagctacctactatcatgtgtgctgataatgtatcatatcgtggtaaagtaaaagtgtattaaacattagtatacttaaggtacattatctaatgtgctaacagtagccacatccatagccccgcccacagccccgcccacagctcctgacgtaagcggttcttaagtctagaccagcaacgttttggtgctacataagaaccacttttcctggttcagagccggtgctttggcggtcgaaacagaaagaactggttctaaactAGGCTCCGAACCTTCACTCAAAATACCTCGGGGGGGAAAGGGGCATTAGTGTTTAAGGTAGTCGACCCCTGGGTTATACCATATAGTTTATAGACAAATCTTCATACATTCTGTGCGTTTATAGTTACGAGTTCCAGCAACAGATTCAAGTTCCTGAACTGCACAAGCAACAgtccaagaagaagaagacttcGAGAGCAGAAGTACAGAGAACAAACCATCCACAGTAAGTCTCAGACATAAAGAGATTAGACACAGTTCTATAAGAAAGATAAATCTTTCCCAAAATGTAGAGGAAGAAATTCTCTGCTCAAGATTCATAACAACTGAAAGAAGTTGCGCTACAAATCCGGGAAAGCATCAGAGAAGAAGAACGTACCAGGTGGGTCTCAGCGAGTCGCCGTTTTTACGCTACGTATGTTTGTTCCAATACTTTCGCAGACATCCCAAACACTGGGTGGTCTCTGCCACCAAAGGTACCATGTTCTgagttatttattaataatctagaatatcaggaaataaaagtcaaatataaaaataaaaacggatGAAACTTCATATTCATCGTTTGATCTCAGACTCAGATgtataaaggaaaaaacaaaagattgaCCTGAAAAGTTCCAGCTTTCCCTCTGACTGttccacagcactgacactggagaccaCCACATGTTAAAGGTGGTACAGAAAACTTAATCGATTGTGAAGATGATACACAATTCAGACTTCTGACACTTTTATCAGTGTACAATAGTTTTACATCACAAACAGAACTAACCTGTTGATGGGGTGCATAGAGCGGGATGTCATGGAACGGAGAGATGTATTTCCCATGTGAGGTTTCTGTTGAGTAACAGGAATTAAATTTATGAAACATCTACAGAAGTGGATTCTTCTTAGACACCAGTAACTCTACAGGAGATCTACAAGAGACATACAGGAGATTTACAAGAGACCCACAGGAGACCTACAGGAGATCTACAAAAGACCTACAGGAGACCTACAGGAGACCTACAGGAGATCTACAAAAGACCTACAGGAGACCTACAGGAGATCTACAGGAGACCTACAGGAGATCTACAGGAGATCTACAAGAGACCTACAGGAGACCTACAGGAGCAGGACTGAGGCCCCACTAATACATGtctggatatttaaaaaaaattccaaacacATTTCTCAACATTTCTTGACATCTTTTCTCTGCACatgacagctgtgtgtgttgtgtgtgtgatgaacgTGACCCTA harbors:
- the ppa2 gene encoding inorganic pyrophosphatase 2, mitochondrial isoform X1, whose protein sequence is MMRLFFRSAAGCCPSFLPHHPPHTRETFSKAASYKKMFHYLTEERGRPNSPGYRIYFKTSHGKYISPFHDIPLYAPHQQCQCCGTVRGKAGTFQSNDIPAKKQKCSDSEILFNMVVEVPRWSNAKMEIATKETLNPIKQDVKKGKLRYVANIFPHKGYIWNYGALPQTWEDPNHTDKDTSCCGDNDPIDVCDIGTRVCSTGQVIQVKVLGILALIDEGETDWKVIAINTDDPDANKLHSIEDVRANRPGHLEATVDWFRKYKIPDGKPENQFAFNAQFKDQDFAVEVIKSTHSCWKALVQKQTKPGEIVCQNSSVCGSPFQCSDADAVAVVRVAPEYGEGLPLPAEVDKWHFLPQ
- the ppa2 gene encoding inorganic pyrophosphatase 2, mitochondrial isoform X2, whose amino-acid sequence is MMRLFFRSAAGCCPSFLPHHPPHTRETFSKAASYKKMFHYLTEERGRPNSPGYRIYFKTSHGKYISPFHDIPLYAPHQQSNDIPAKKQKCSDSEILFNMVVEVPRWSNAKMEIATKETLNPIKQDVKKGKLRYVANIFPHKGYIWNYGALPQTWEDPNHTDKDTSCCGDNDPIDVCDIGTRVCSTGQVIQVKVLGILALIDEGETDWKVIAINTDDPDANKLHSIEDVRANRPGHLEATVDWFRKYKIPDGKPENQFAFNAQFKDQDFAVEVIKSTHSCWKALVQKQTKPGEIVCQNSSVCGSPFQCSDADAVAVVRVAPEYGEGLPLPAEVDKWHFLPQ
- the ppa2 gene encoding inorganic pyrophosphatase 2, mitochondrial isoform X4, which encodes MFHKFNSCYSTETSHGKYISPFHDIPLYAPHQQSNDIPAKKQKCSDSEILFNMVVEVPRWSNAKMEIATKETLNPIKQDVKKGKLRYVANIFPHKGYIWNYGALPQTWEDPNHTDKDTSCCGDNDPIDVCDIGTRVCSTGQVIQVKVLGILALIDEGETDWKVIAINTDDPDANKLHSIEDVRANRPGHLEATVDWFRKYKIPDGKPENQFAFNAQFKDQDFAVEVIKSTHSCWKALVQKQTKPGEIVCQNSSVCGSPFQCSDADAVAVVRVAPEYGEGLPLPAEVDKWHFLPQ
- the ppa2 gene encoding inorganic pyrophosphatase 2, mitochondrial isoform X3 produces the protein MFHKFNSCYSTETSHGKYISPFHDIPLYAPHQQCQCCGTVRGKAGTFQSNDIPAKKQKCSDSEILFNMVVEVPRWSNAKMEIATKETLNPIKQDVKKGKLRYVANIFPHKGYIWNYGALPQTWEDPNHTDKDTSCCGDNDPIDVCDIGTRVCSTGQVIQVKVLGILALIDEGETDWKVIAINTDDPDANKLHSIEDVRANRPGHLEATVDWFRKYKIPDGKPENQFAFNAQFKDQDFAVEVIKSTHSCWKALVQKQTKPGEIVCQNSSVCGSPFQCSDADAVAVVRVAPEYGEGLPLPAEVDKWHFLPQ